A window of Akkermansiaceae bacterium genomic DNA:
GCGGTGTGATGCCCAGTTAATCGCCTGGCGCAACCATTTTTTCAAACACAGGCTTCTTGGAAGCCTCATCGCTACCGAAAAACGAGCCGACGTCCTTGGAGGTGATAAAGATGAACAGGCCGAAGATCATCAGCACAAAAGCCGTCTGGACGAACTCCAGGACCCTCGGTTGCACAGGGCGGCGGGCGATGATTTCCAGGATGGAAAGCGTGATATGTCCACCGTCGAGGACCGGGAACGGCAGCATGTTGAGGATGGCGAGGTTGATGTTGAACAGCACGGTAAAGCTGAGGGCGAGCTTCCAGCCATCCGGAGAGGTCAACATCTGGTAATAGCCTTTGCCGATCCCAATGGGGCCGGCGAGGTGTTGGACGCCGACATCCGAATCACTTGAAATCACCTTGGTGATGGTGGTGTACATGATACCCGCGCTGTGTTTGATCTGCTCGGTCGGCGTGGGGTATTCGATGGTGGATGTCACCAGGGTGGGGTCGGGGCCGGGGAGGATACCAAAGCTCGCTTTGGCATCTTTCGGCGACACCGGTTGGCGGGCGGTGAGGGTAAAGGTCATCTCCTTGCCCTTTCTCAGAACGACAACTGTGGTGGGCTCCCCCGAGAGTTCGGCATCGACGACGTGCTGGTAGGTGAGGGCTTTTTTGCCGTTGACGGTTAGAATCTCATCCTCCTTCTGGATGCCGGCCTCGGCGGCGGGGCTGTTTTCTATGACCTCGCCGACGAGTGTGCGGAAGCCCATCATGATGCCAACCTGGCGCATCGCACGCCGCTCCCACCACTTGGTGGGCGGGATGTGGTAACCTGATTTGACAACGATAGGCTCCGGGGAGCCTGCGCGCTCGACGGTGAACTCGATGGTTTTCCCCTCGCTGAGCATGATGTTTTCACTGACGCCGGTATCGGTGTCACCACGCCAGCGGTCGACGGGGACGCCGTTGACCGCGATGATTTTGTCACCCTCCTGGAAGGCGGGTTTTGCCTCGGCGGCGGGTTTGTCTTTATCGATATAACCCACCGTGGTGCTGTTGAGCTTGTAGCTGGGCTTGCCAACCCCCCAGACCGCAAAAGCGGTGAGGACGGCGAGCAGAAAGGAGAACAGCGGGCCGGCGAAGGCGACGATGATCTTATCGATGGGTTTCGCCGGGGGCAGCGGCTTGTCGGTCATGTTGTCGCCCTCGATTTTTTCCATGGTGACCATCTGGGGCAGGGCGACAAAGCCGCCGAACGGGATCCAGCCGAGGCCGTATTGCACCCCGTTGTAGGTTTTTTTCCAGATCGGCTTGCCGAACCAGATTTGGAAACGTTCCACCTCGAGCCCCCTCCAGCGGGCGGCGAGGAAGTGTCCGAGTTCGTGAACAAAGATGATGACGTTGAAAATAACGATGACAACGAAGATAACAAAGAGGGGCATTAAAAAAGACATGTCTCGGTAGGTAGGGGTAAGGGTGGCTGCGGGGGTGGCTGTGCGTGTTCTTAGAGTGGTGGGCAATGTAATGGAAAACCAGCCACTGGCAAGCTCGGGATTGTTGATCCGCCGGATGGCAGAATTCCGGGTTGCAAAATCGGCCGGATGGGTTAATCGACCTGTGTATGAAAAAAACCTTCTATTTGATTCCTCTGGCCGCCGGAACTCTTGCAATGAGCTCATGCAACACCTTTATCGGTATGGGTAAGGACATCCAGAGCCTCGGTTCGGGTATGCAGAACACAGCTTACAAGAAGTCCGCCACGGCACCACCACCGGTGCAGGAAGCGGTCCCGGCACCGCAGCCGGCCCAGTAGTTTCCGGACCGTCTGGCATTATGGCCGCTCGATGACCTGCAATCCGGCAAGGCGGAATTGTTTGACTTTTCCAAATGCCGGAGGTGCGTACTCGAAATAGAGGCTCGCTGCGGTCAGGTTGGCAAAATAGACGTACTGCCCGGGCTTGCCGGTGTTGGAGCACAGCAGCTTTCTATCGTCGTACTGCTGCCGGGTGTACGACCGGACTTGTCCGGGATACGCATTTCCGCCCACCTTCACGGCACTTGCCAGGTCGGAGGCAATCAGGGATTTTTTCTCCGCGGACTCCCACAGGTCAACCCGGCTGACCGGCTGCTGGGCACCGTCCTGCTGGAGCTCGTCAAGGGCGTATTCGAGGTAGATGACGAGGTCGTAGCGGCGGAAGCCGGCCTGATCAAGGCCCTTGAGGGTGAACGCCACATCCTCACCCTCCAGACAACTGCTCATCAGCAGCAGGGTGCCCGGCGCATCGGCTTGGGGGTTGTTCCTGTCGTTGGTGAGTTCGTTGGCCTGCCAGCTCAGCTCCAGTCCGGCTGCGGGTTGGCCGCTGGCCAGGTGCAGGTTGGTGGCGCTGCCCTTGAGTGTGTCGTCCTGCGGGGCGCGTGTCTGGGAGTGGCTGAGGTTGTTCCACTGCGCCTGCTGCAGCGCCGGCACCCCGGCTTGGCGGTCCCGTGGAATGGCATAGCTGCCGTCGGTGTAGAAATTCACCCCCAGCTGCTTGAGACTCGGGTCGATGGGTGCGATTGAGGCGGGAAACGGGTTGCGCGTCAGCCCCAGTGACCGGAGGGCGGGGGTGTAGACTTCCCGGACGTAGCCTTCATATCGGTATTTGAAAACCTTGAGGTTCTTCTCGACCTCGGGAGCCGATTGTTTGGCACCGTAATCCCGGGCCGAGCCCTGAAGCCGGGCGAGGTAGAGCTCCTTGTCGCGGCGCAGGCGATCGCGCCGCGCCTTCCTGTCGTTTTCCTGGTCCTCGGCCTTGAGCGGCGGCTTGGCTTGCGCGGAATCGTCACCCGCAGAGTCGTCATTTTTTCCACATCCTGATAGAAACGACAGGACAAGGGCGGCGACCAGCCAGTTTGAGAAGAGATACAATCGCATGGAACTATTTGGTAATGATTTCCTCGGCGCAGATGATCACCGAGAGGTCCGACTCGCCGGGGCCGTTTTGCTGGCGCACCAGGATTTTGTTAAACCCGCGGTGAAAACGGACCTTCTTGAAACTTTCGTTCAGTGCCCAGTCCGACATCGTGTCCTCCTCGATGGCCACCTGGTCGTTCACCCAGACCTTGGCGGTGTCGTCGGCGG
This region includes:
- the rseP gene encoding RIP metalloprotease RseP, whose amino-acid sequence is MSFLMPLFVIFVVIVIFNVIIFVHELGHFLAARWRGLEVERFQIWFGKPIWKKTYNGVQYGLGWIPFGGFVALPQMVTMEKIEGDNMTDKPLPPAKPIDKIIVAFAGPLFSFLLAVLTAFAVWGVGKPSYKLNSTTVGYIDKDKPAAEAKPAFQEGDKIIAVNGVPVDRWRGDTDTGVSENIMLSEGKTIEFTVERAGSPEPIVVKSGYHIPPTKWWERRAMRQVGIMMGFRTLVGEVIENSPAAEAGIQKEDEILTVNGKKALTYQHVVDAELSGEPTTVVVLRKGKEMTFTLTARQPVSPKDAKASFGILPGPDPTLVTSTIEYPTPTEQIKHSAGIMYTTITKVISSDSDVGVQHLAGPIGIGKGYYQMLTSPDGWKLALSFTVLFNINLAILNMLPFPVLDGGHITLSILEIIARRPVQPRVLEFVQTAFVLMIFGLFIFITSKDVGSFFGSDEASKKPVFEKMVAPGD
- a CDS encoding entericidin A/B family lipoprotein encodes the protein MIPLAAGTLAMSSCNTFIGMGKDIQSLGSGMQNTAYKKSATAPPPVQEAVPAPQPAQ